GATCCGTGTGCGAAATCGACAGCGACCAGCCACGTTCGACCCCGTTCCAACTGACGCGGGGACGATTCACGCGCCCGTCAGTATCGCGAGACAGGATTTCGATCGTGTTCCCTGCGGCGCCAGGGGCCAGGTGGTCGGCGATCAGCTGTTTCGCCAGCGCCCGGCCGCGCAGCCAGGCCCGCCGGCGCCCGGCATCGCGCCACGTGCGCAATTCGGCCTGTTCGCGCACGCTCAGCCAATCGTCCGCAGGACGATCGGCCCAGGCGTCGAGCGACGACCCTGACAGGTAGCGGTGATAAATGTTTGCTGGTTGCATCGACGACTCTCGCTCGCTCAATTCTGTCGCAACATCACGACGCGATGCCCCTCGACGGCCACGATCACGGCGCGATCCTCGCCAAAAATCGTGAAGTCATAAATCGCGTGCTGCGCTTCCATCGCGCGACAGCGGAACTGGACCAGGCATTTTTCGTTATCGCGCGGCATGCGGCCGCGCCGCACCAACTCTAGCGAGTGCGGCAGCGACACGGCATCTCCGCCGAACACAAAGGCGTGCGTGCCACAAGCGTAGAAGGCGGCATCCAACACCGTGGCGGGAATGATCCACTCCTGGCCCGCCCGCGCACCGCCGAAGGCTCGCAGCGGAAGTGCCACTAACTGCGCCCAGCCCCCCTCTTCGCCTAGCGACAGAGCTTTCATGCCTTGCAACGTCGGTCCGTGGTACATCTGCAGGCTATTCGTGAATTCAAACGGAACCCATTCCGTCGGCGGCTCGGGCATCTCGGCCGTATACGGCACGAACTTATCCACCACCGCCACTGTGGCGCGCTGATAAATCCGGTCCTTGTGCATCAACTTGCCGATCCGATTGTGGAAGTCCGCGATCAACTCGCATTCGACGGTGCCATCTGCCTGGGGAACGGCCGTCACGTGTGCGATGATCGGTTGCTCGTTGCGAAACGCCAGCCCGTCCACCATCTGCGCGTTGCGCACTTCGGCCACCGTTTTGCCGCTGGCCAAGGCGGCCGCCTCGGCTTGCGATTCCAGCCCCACGACCGCGGCCAGAAACGGCTTGCCGCGCAATTTGTGGTCCAGCAGAAACGGATCCGTCGTCGGGTCGAAGCGTATCTCGGCTTCGCTCCCCGGCTGCCCCTCGCGCGGGCGGATCGAATCCACAAGCGGCAGTTGGGCAATATCGATACTGCCTGTCGCCGCCGGTGCGGCGACCGTGAAGGGATAGAACGTGCGTTCGAAGAACCCATCGGTGATCAAAACCTCGGCCGTGGGGAGACTGGCCTCGAGCTCGCGACAGAGATGATCGATCCCCTCGCGCGGCGAGATGAATTCCATCTTCAGGATGCCCTTGGTGCCGACATTGCTGTCGCCCAGCATGGCCATGCCGACCTCATCCCACGATTGCCAGTGCAAGCAAGACGAGGCACAGTCAGGCCGCGTCGAGCGATACCAATCGATCAGCTTGGCCAGCATGTCGTTGGCGGCTGCGTAATCGGCCAGCCCGTTGCCGCCAAAGCGGCCACTGATCGAACCGAAACCGACGAAGTAGCGGACTGGGTCTTGCCGCGTCAGCGACATGAGTCCGACGGCACCATCCAACTTGCCGGCGAAGGTGCGTTCGAGCTTCTCCCGCGTGCGCGTGCCAAAGCGACCCGAGTCGGCGAATCCGGCGCCGTGTACGATCCCGTCGATCGGTCCGTCCACGCGGCGGATTTCGGCCAGCACCTTGGCTAGTTGCTGCCAGTCGGCCAGATCGCACGAGTGGTAC
Above is a genomic segment from Pirellulales bacterium containing:
- a CDS encoding SDR family oxidoreductase, with translation ERLVAAGVAVHMLPVDVSAEEAMAAIDAVYAAHKPRYLFLMSGRDEGNAPLLDQAAWQRRRAQGLVNPFLTAQQWFRLRMRAKDTTPITVVAATSLGGDLGLSGQVTTPDGGSLTGLIKSLYIEDTRKPKREVRAKAIDASADEPAAAVVEAIFRELAADAPDVEVAWSRGVRRIVRSVLRPVESLPRHEVPRGGTWVATGGARGITAAVALALGQRFGAKLHLIGRSEVPQEDAPWRHSTDDQLDEMKVQIVRRAIAEGRSPDREWERIKCDIEIYRSLQKFAAAGVQATYHSCDLADWQQLAKVLAEIRRVDGPIDGIVHGAGFADSGRFGTRTREKLERTFAGKLDGAVGLMSLTRQDPVRYFVGFGSISGRFGGNGLADYAAANDMLAKLIDWYRSTRPDCASSCLHWQSWDEVGMAMLGDSNVGTKGILKMEFISPREGIDHLCRELEASLPTAEVLITDGFFERTFYPFTVAAPAATGSIDIAQLPLVDSIRPREGQPGSEAEIRFDPTTDPFLLDHKLRGKPFLAAVVGLESQAEAAALASGKTVAEVRNAQMVDGLAFRNEQPIIAHVTAVPQADGTVECELIADFHNRIGKLMHKDRIYQRATVAVVDKFVPYTAEMPEPPTEWVPFEFTNSLQMYHGPTLQGMKALSLGEEGGWAQLVALPLRAFGGARAGQEWIIPATVLDAAFYACGTHAFVFGGDAVSLPHSLELVRRGRMPRDNEKCLVQFRCRAMEAQHAIYDFTIFGEDRAVIVAVEGHRVVMLRQN